In one window of Candidatus Zixiibacteriota bacterium DNA:
- a CDS encoding saccharopine dehydrogenase C-terminal domain-containing protein: MKIAVIGAGLMGRAALYDLCQAEGVTGTGVYDISPTLAAEVASRYGDANTIHDQLDAGNEEQAFGILKRYDVAVSCVTYKYNPGLTRAAIKAGCHLVDLGGNNDTVRQQIAMNDEAEKANVIIVPDCGLAPGMVSIIAADGISKFDKVRSLKIRVGGLPQSPRPPLNYQMVFSAEGLINEYWEPCIILENGVHKTVNPMSDIEALEFDGIGELEAFYTSGGTSTLPDTYQNVIDFLDYKTIRYPGHCKLIKPMLEIGLASRKPVSVNGQMVEPRAVLKAVLDQNLSFGDLDLVLVRLTLEGTKAGKEKRVVYEIVDRQETRTGLTAMMRTTAFPAAIIAWMAAAGQVSVRGVKPQEVAITPSLFIPQLKKRGINLTVKES, encoded by the coding sequence ATGAAAATAGCAGTTATTGGCGCAGGGCTCATGGGACGCGCCGCCCTTTATGATCTCTGCCAAGCCGAGGGCGTTACCGGAACCGGGGTCTATGATATTTCGCCGACACTTGCCGCCGAAGTCGCAAGCCGATATGGGGACGCCAACACAATCCATGACCAGCTCGATGCTGGCAATGAAGAGCAGGCCTTCGGCATCCTCAAACGTTACGATGTTGCAGTTTCGTGTGTGACCTACAAATATAACCCCGGTTTGACCCGCGCGGCTATCAAAGCCGGGTGTCATCTGGTTGATCTTGGCGGCAACAACGATACCGTGCGGCAACAAATAGCCATGAATGACGAAGCCGAAAAGGCCAATGTCATAATTGTTCCGGATTGCGGCCTTGCGCCGGGGATGGTGTCCATTATCGCCGCTGACGGCATCTCCAAATTCGACAAAGTTCGTTCGTTAAAAATCCGCGTGGGTGGCTTGCCGCAATCACCGCGCCCGCCGCTCAATTATCAGATGGTTTTCAGCGCCGAAGGTCTTATCAACGAATATTGGGAGCCCTGTATAATTTTGGAGAATGGCGTCCATAAGACTGTGAATCCAATGTCCGATATTGAAGCGCTGGAGTTTGACGGCATCGGTGAACTCGAGGCCTTTTATACTTCCGGCGGGACATCGACATTGCCAGACACCTATCAGAATGTCATCGATTTTCTTGATTACAAGACCATACGATATCCAGGCCATTGCAAACTGATTAAGCCGATGCTGGAGATCGGTCTTGCATCGCGCAAACCTGTTTCAGTGAACGGTCAAATGGTTGAGCCTCGCGCGGTACTCAAAGCTGTGCTCGATCAGAATCTTTCATTCGGTGATTTAGACTTGGTTCTTGTCCGGCTTACCCTCGAAGGAACCAAAGCTGGGAAAGAGAAAAGAGTTGTCTATGAAATTGTCGACCGACAGGAGACACGAACCGGGCTCACTGCTATGATGCGCACAACTGCATTTCCGGCCGCGATTATTGCATGGATGGCTGCCGCAGGTCAGGTTTCAGTTCGGGGAGTGAAACCGCAGGAAGTGGCGATAACGCCATCGCTTTTTATTCCACAACTCAAAAAGCGCGGGATAAATTTGACAGTCAAAGAATCTTAA
- a CDS encoding prepilin-type N-terminal cleavage/methylation domain-containing protein, whose protein sequence is MNLFLQRQSASSQRGFTLIETILVIIILGIMAGVATQKMGSAISTAQSEQTKKELDQLAQAIVGNPETYALGSRADFGYVGDIGSLPTNLDALVTNPGGYTTWDGPYMESGIAPTDYKKDGWGSNYSYSGTTITSTGSGSTIDKLFASSSAILLANSISGIVTDANKTIPGSIYKDSIRILLTFPNGAGSTTTASTNPTNKGNFSFSNIPIGNRELRFIYTPATDTVSYPIAVYPGKTVKLEVTFPTDLF, encoded by the coding sequence GTGAATCTTTTTTTACAGCGGCAGTCGGCGTCCAGCCAACGCGGTTTTACACTTATTGAAACCATTCTCGTGATAATTATTTTGGGAATCATGGCGGGTGTGGCAACGCAAAAAATGGGCTCGGCCATTTCGACCGCACAAAGCGAGCAGACTAAAAAGGAACTTGATCAGCTTGCACAAGCCATCGTTGGCAATCCTGAAACGTACGCTTTGGGCAGCCGAGCTGACTTTGGGTACGTGGGGGATATTGGCTCGCTTCCTACTAATCTCGATGCGCTCGTAACGAATCCAGGCGGATACACAACTTGGGATGGGCCGTATATGGAATCCGGAATCGCACCGACCGACTACAAAAAAGATGGCTGGGGATCGAACTATTCCTATTCAGGAACAACGATCACTTCGACAGGCTCAGGTTCAACCATTGATAAACTGTTTGCTTCATCATCAGCGATCCTGCTTGCTAACTCTATTTCCGGTATAGTCACCGACGCCAACAAAACAATCCCCGGCTCCATTTACAAGGATTCCATCCGCATTCTTTTGACATTTCCCAATGGTGCAGGAAGCACAACGACAGCCTCGACCAATCCGACCAACAAAGGTAATTTCTCGTTCAGCAATATACCAATTGGAAACCGCGAGCTTCGCTTTATCTACACTCCGGCCACTGATACGGTGAGCTATCCGATCGCTGTCTATCCGGGCAAGACCGTAAAGTTGGAAGTGACCTTCCCGACCGATCTCTTTTAA
- a CDS encoding type II secretion system protein: MPVISPVSENSGFTLVELVIAIVIAGILATVALRSGKTISDISRVEETKAELDALATAIAGNATLANNSVRTDFGYVGDVGALPANLDALYTNPGGYATWRGPYIPNRFSQVADDYKKDSWGVDYTFGSTTITSTGGGTSIVRKVAEASSDLTINRVTGILYDLDGTPPGSTYKDSITLRLTIPNGTGSTITKTKTPNAGGFFTFDSIPIGNHDLQVIYKPLNDTTSRFVTVTPKSTVYNEHAFSTNLWVSP; the protein is encoded by the coding sequence ATGCCCGTAATATCACCAGTAAGTGAAAACTCAGGTTTTACATTAGTTGAGCTGGTGATTGCAATTGTCATCGCCGGCATTCTTGCCACAGTCGCGCTTCGTTCAGGGAAAACAATCAGTGATATTTCCAGAGTCGAGGAAACAAAAGCTGAACTTGATGCCCTTGCAACGGCAATTGCAGGAAACGCAACCCTTGCCAATAACTCAGTACGAACTGACTTTGGTTATGTTGGGGATGTCGGGGCACTTCCGGCAAATCTCGATGCGCTTTACACGAATCCAGGCGGCTATGCAACATGGCGGGGACCGTACATCCCTAATCGCTTCAGCCAGGTAGCTGATGATTATAAAAAAGACAGCTGGGGAGTGGATTATACGTTCGGCAGTACGACTATTACCTCCACAGGCGGCGGGACTTCGATCGTAAGAAAGGTCGCGGAGGCATCGTCCGATTTGACAATTAATCGCGTTACCGGGATTCTCTATGATCTGGATGGCACTCCCCCGGGAAGCACATATAAAGATTCGATCACCCTCCGTCTGACCATCCCAAACGGGACGGGCAGTACAATAACGAAAACGAAGACGCCTAACGCAGGCGGTTTCTTCACTTTCGACTCCATCCCAATCGGAAATCATGACCTGCAGGTAATTTATAAACCGCTCAATGATACAACATCGCGGTTTGTCACAGTAACCCCCAAATCGACAGTCTATAATGAACACGCATTTTCTACAAATCTTTGGGTGTCGCCGTGA
- a CDS encoding type II secretion system protein, translating into MKLMRRNQAGFSLIELTVVMVIIAVMLGFAMQSMTVIVEDTKRVRTQREMEMLSRAITGDPDRVQDGQRADFGYVGDIGAFPVNLNALYTNPGGLPTWDGPYIQNEFTQDTVSYRLDDWGAAYTYSGGVTITSPGGGSAITEKIADASSDYLLNTVTGIIKDKNDSLPGSIKKDSVNIVVTFPRGASGNITRTVNPNSSGAFTIDSLPAGVRDFKVIYKPLNDTLKRNFTVLPRHKNSPGLDVKFASAHFGSTSSSLTFVASSDTVNGTGCASLRLWIVNNTGASRTISTIRVTWAAPTAYYSQIVWNANNVFNLAGSPRGVSGTTYTFSSAQTINSGSSIQLRIEDFRSNNTNGGGGRVSMSGRTITILLSDGSTFTEVLPTCP; encoded by the coding sequence ATGAAATTGATGCGTAGAAATCAGGCTGGGTTCAGTCTTATCGAATTGACGGTCGTCATGGTCATCATCGCGGTGATGCTCGGATTCGCCATGCAATCTATGACGGTCATTGTCGAAGATACCAAACGCGTTCGCACCCAGCGAGAGATGGAAATGCTCAGTCGCGCCATAACCGGCGACCCTGACAGAGTGCAGGACGGTCAACGCGCCGATTTTGGTTATGTCGGCGATATCGGCGCATTCCCAGTCAATCTCAATGCCCTCTATACAAATCCCGGGGGCTTGCCAACCTGGGATGGCCCATATATTCAAAACGAATTTACTCAGGACACGGTTTCTTACAGACTTGACGACTGGGGCGCGGCCTACACCTACTCCGGCGGCGTGACCATTACTTCCCCAGGTGGTGGAAGCGCCATCACCGAAAAAATCGCAGATGCCTCATCTGACTATCTTCTGAACACGGTCACAGGCATTATTAAAGACAAGAATGATTCGCTCCCGGGCTCGATTAAGAAGGATTCAGTGAACATCGTGGTGACTTTTCCTCGAGGGGCATCGGGAAATATTACACGGACAGTCAATCCCAACTCATCGGGCGCATTCACAATCGATTCGCTTCCTGCCGGGGTGCGGGATTTTAAAGTCATATACAAGCCTTTAAACGATACGCTCAAAAGAAATTTCACTGTCCTGCCCCGGCACAAAAATAGCCCGGGACTTGATGTAAAATTCGCATCAGCGCATTTTGGTTCAACCTCAAGCTCACTTACATTTGTTGCCAGCTCTGACACCGTCAATGGCACCGGCTGCGCAAGTTTGCGACTGTGGATTGTAAACAATACCGGCGCATCTCGAACCATTTCGACCATACGGGTTACATGGGCAGCTCCAACCGCATACTATAGCCAGATTGTATGGAACGCGAATAATGTCTTTAATTTGGCTGGTTCCCCGAGAGGAGTATCAGGCACGACATACACATTCTCGTCTGCACAGACCATCAATTCTGGGTCCAGCATCCAGTTGAGAATTGAAGACTTTCGCAGCAATAACACGAACGGCGGTGGGGGGCGCGTCTCCATGTCTGGTCGAACAATCACCATATTACTTTCCGATGGGTCAACTTTTACAGAGGTGCTGCCAACATGCCCGTAA
- a CDS encoding prepilin-type N-terminal cleavage/methylation domain-containing protein, whose translation MAVHKNKRLERSFYASIRRSKGYSLIELVVVMIIIGILGTIAAKSMKATQTISRVEETREEMKRLAYAVIGNPDIRSGGVRTHYGYIGDIGAMPVNLTGLVANPGGYTTWNGPYISDPFSTGGGNSEYLNDAWGNGYSYTGGTTISSTGGGSAMTQTLASSINHLLYNRVVLNITDLNNTPPGTTYKDSVKALLTIPNGTGSTTTKIKFPDYNGRIQFDSIPIGLHTLRVVYTPNNDTLSRTANIEAGSDHNLLIQLFRKVW comes from the coding sequence ATGGCTGTTCATAAAAATAAGAGATTAGAGCGTTCATTTTACGCATCGATTCGCCGCAGCAAGGGCTACTCGCTTATCGAATTGGTGGTCGTGATGATCATCATTGGCATTCTTGGCACAATTGCGGCCAAGTCGATGAAAGCGACGCAGACAATTTCACGAGTTGAGGAAACCCGCGAAGAAATGAAGCGGCTTGCGTATGCCGTTATCGGCAATCCCGACATTCGCTCTGGCGGAGTCAGGACACATTATGGCTATATCGGCGATATTGGCGCCATGCCGGTCAACTTGACCGGGCTTGTGGCAAATCCCGGAGGCTATACAACATGGAATGGGCCGTATATCTCCGACCCCTTTTCGACGGGAGGAGGAAATAGCGAATACTTGAACGATGCCTGGGGAAATGGCTATTCGTACACTGGCGGGACGACAATTTCATCGACTGGCGGAGGAAGCGCGATGACCCAGACGCTTGCTTCCTCGATAAATCATCTTCTGTACAACCGAGTTGTCCTCAATATTACCGACCTGAATAACACTCCCCCCGGCACGACATACAAAGATTCAGTCAAAGCCCTGCTGACAATCCCAAACGGAACCGGATCGACCACAACCAAAATCAAATTTCCTGATTACAATGGCAGAATCCAGTTCGACTCCATCCCGATCGGACTTCATACTCTGCGTGTAGTGTACACTCCGAACAACGACACACTATCGCGAACTGCCAATATCGAAGCTGGCTCCGACCATAACTTGCTGATACAACTTTTCCGGAAAGTCTGGTAG